The genomic window GCGTCACCGTGAGCAGCAGCGGGGCGTTCTTGCCGCCGGTGGCGGAGAACTGCCGGGCCAGGTCGTCGTTGGCCTGCTGGGAGTGCCGGCCGGGCAGCTTGGACTCAAAGCTCAGCTTGTCGATCGTGCCGCTCGCCATGGCGCCGCCCGCGAGCGTGAGCAGCACCCAGACCACGACCACCTGCCAGCGGTGGGCGAGCACCCATCTGGTCATGCGCTCCACGACAGACCTCCTGCAGCATATGTAGGCACGCTACCTATGGAGGGCACGCTAGCGCTCCGCCGGGCGCGATGGCAACACAGCGTCAACTGCGTTTCACGCGCTGCACGGTGGACGGGGAGGTGGGCGTCGGGGCCGAGCAGCCGGTCTCAGGGCCGGCAGAGCCGGGCGACCAGCAGGAAACGCCGCAGGGCCACCGAGAAGTACGCCACCGCCAGCACGGTGAGCGCCGCGGGCGCGGCGATCGCGCCCCAGTCGAGTGACGCCGGATGGGTCACTCCGCGGTTGACCAGCAGCACGATCAGCGCCACCAGCACGCACAGCACGCCGGCCAGCGCCGCGTACGTCCCCGAGGTCACCGCGGACACCGGCCTGCGGCCGGCGGCCGGCAGGCCCCCGCCGCCGCGCAGCGCCGCCAGACCGCCGGTCAGGCACAGCGCGCAGCCGAAGCCGATCACCGCGATGCCGGCCAGCAGGATCGGCGGGTGCCGCGGCCAGGGACCCGCCGGGCCGCCCAGCAGGGCGACGGCGTAGGAGAGCCCGAGCAGCGGCAGAATGCCGAGCGCGAGCAGCGAGAAGCGTCCGGCGCTGAGCCGCATCGTCGCGTCGTTGTACGCGGCGGCGATCTCCTCCGGCGGCCCCCACTCCTCGACCGCGAGGTGCGCGGCACGCTCCGGGTCGGGGCAGGAGCGGGCGTGCTCCTCGGCGGCGCACAGCAGACCGTCGAGCACCTCGTCGAGGATGGCGGTACGTCGGGCGGGCGGGCCGACCAGCCGGCTGGCCAGGTGGTCGGTGTAGTCGGCGAGTGCGGCCGGTGTGCTCACGAAGCGCCTCCCAGGACCACCGAGATGAGCGAGGAGACCTCCCGCCAGGCGGTGCGCTTGTCGCTCAGCGTGCGCTGCCCAGCGGTGGTCAGATGGTACGTACGCCGGCGCCGGCCGCCCACCACGTCCCACTCGCTGCGGACCAGGCGGGCCGCTTCGAGCCGGTGCAGGGCCGGGTAGACGGTGCCGCTCGGCAGGTCGATCGCCGATCCGCTGCGCCGCCTCAACTCCTCGATGACCGCGTAGCCGTGCAGTCCGCCGGGTTCGAGCACGGACAGCAACATCCCTTCCAGATTGCCCCTGAGGATGTCCGCTTCCATGGCTGCCAGACTAGCCGCAGAACGCCGGTCCGCCGAGGGCACGTCACATCCCGCCGTCGCCGATACCGTCGATCTCGGCCATCAGCATGAGTTCCGCCCTGGTCAACGGAATTCCGCGGCACATACGTTCAGGATGTCCGGCAGGCGGCCCGCCGGAATCCGACAGTGCCGTCAATTCGGGATACGCCCCGGCCGGGTCGGGCAAATGGAACCAGAAGCTGCCGAGGCAGCCGAGCCCCGTTATCAACTGATTGAGCAGCCACCGGGAGATGCGTCTCATCCGGCGAAGATAGACCGCGGCGGCAAAGCCCGCATAAAGCGGGCCCGGCCGCCGCGGTGCGGTCAGTCCCGGTCGGGTCCGTGTTCGGCGGCGCGGAACATCGGGATGGCGGGGCCGGCGGCGGCGAAGGCCTCCGGGGTGGGCGCCTCCACCAGGCCGTTCCTGACGAAGGCGTCGACCCCGCGAGGGTTCTGGCCGGGGAATTCGCGCAGGATCGCGCCGCGCTCCTGTTCGGGCACCTCGACCAGGTCCACCGCGCGGGTGTGCCGGCCGCGGGTGAGGGTGCCGCGCCCGGCCGCCCGGGCGTTCTTGACCCAGTCGGCGTGCGGATAGGCCTGGCAGATGTACGTGGCGCCGTCGATGACCACCGGCGCCACCGGGGTGGTGCGCGGGACTCCCGAGGTACGGCCAGGGACGGTCAGCAACTGCATCGGCCCGAAGGGCAGTCCGATGCGGTGGAAGAAGACGACCACCCGGTTGCGTACCTTCTGTTTCGAGCTGATCGCGCTCTGCGTCGTCATGGGGAGCTTCCTATCACGCGGTGCGTGTCCGCGGCATCACGCCTGGTGTTCGCGCCTGACGATCCGTCGCAGCAGCCATCGCGGCAGCACCCGCAGCACCGGATAGCGCAACCGGTAGGCCCGGCCAGGCACCACGGCGGGCCGGCCGGCCACCAGCGCCCCGAGCGACTCCTGCGCCACCTGCTCCGGCGCGAGCCACTTCATGTCCGGCAGCCGGTCGGCCGGCACCCCGGCCGCCTGGTGGAACCCGGACCTGGTCAGGCCGGTGTGGACGGTGGTGACCCGCACCCCGTGGCCGGCGGTCTCCATCGCCAGGGTCTCGCCTAGCGAGGACAGGAAGGCCTTGGAGGCGCCGTAGGTCGCCGAGCGCGGCCGGGGCAGCAGCGCGGACATCGAGGAGATGTTGAGCACCCCGCCGGAGCCGCGGGCGATCATGGCGGGCAGCACCGCGTGGGTGAGCCGCAGCGGGACGATCGCGCTGAGCAGCGCCGTCTGCAACTCGCGCTTGAGCGGCAGGTCGGCGAACAGCCCGGAACCGCTTGACCCGGCATTGTTCACCAGCAGTTCGACCGGCCGGTGCGGGTCGGCGAGCCGCCGTTCGGCCTCGGCGCACTGCTCGTCGTCGGTCAGGTCGAGCGGCAGCACGTCGACGTGCACCCCGTGCCGCTCGCGCAGTTCGTCGGCGAGCTGCTTGAGCACGTCGCCGCGGCGGGCGACCAGCACCAGGCCCACACCCCGGGCCGCCAGCTGCCGGGCCAGCGCCTCCCCGATCCCGCTCGACGCACCGGTCACCATGGCCGTTCGGTACGGAAATTCACGCATCGGATTCCCCGAATCTGTCCGGTAATTGGGTACGCACAAGTCGAGGTTAGCTGGCACCCCGAAAAGGAGCCAGGGACCCGAAGTAGCCGTTTTAGCGGTTTTTTACGGGGCGTTCACGGCTCACTGCTGGAATTTACCGGCACACGCGCGGCCGAAATACCCACCGACTCCGTCGTCCCTGAAATGGCTGGTGACTGTCGTGATCTCCCCAGACGAAAGACGAGCCGCTCCACCGCCTGCCGGCGCCACCACCGCGACCGCTCCCGCCGCCGGCGGCGCTCCCGCCGCCGACCGGCTGGTCCGGCTCGACTCGCTGACCGGGCTGCGCTGGCTCGCGGCCTTCGCGGTGTTCCTGAACCACACCGCCACGCTGCTGCCGATCCCGCACACGCGTGACGTGTTCGTGCTCGGCTCCTCGGGCGTGACGTTCTTCTTCGTGCTCTCCGGCTTCGTGCTGACCTGGACCCGCACCTCGGACGACCGGGCACCGGCCTTCTACGCCCGGCGGCTGGCGCGCATCTGGCCGCTGCTGATCGTCGGCGCGCTGGTGCCGCTGTTCCTGATGAAGCCGGACGCGATGCCCGGCCAGGACACCACCATGGTGGCGGCGGCGATCGCCGCGATCTTCTTCTACCAGGCGTGGGTGCCCAAGGACATCCTGGGCGGCGCGAGCCCGGTGACCTGGTCGCTGTCCTGCGAGGCGTTCTTCTACGCGCTCTTCCCGTTCCTGGCCGGCTTCACGCTGCGCCGCAGCCTGCGCTGGCTGGCCGTGGCCGCGGTGGTCCTGGTGGCGGTCGGCTGGGGTATCAGGATCTGGATGTGGCAGGAGTACCCGCCGCCCACCCGCCCGCAGTTCGGCGGCAACATGAACACCCTCACGTTCTGGGTGTACTCGCCGATCGCCCGGGTCTGGGAGTTCCTGCTCGGCGTGGTCGCGGCCGCCGCGATCCGGGCCGGCTGGCGGCCGCGGATCTCGCCGCTGGTGGCCACCGGGCTGCTCGCGGTCGGCCTGTTCGTGCTCTGGACGCTGCGTGACGAGGCGTTCAGGTCCGCGGTGCCCTACGACGCGCTGAGCCAGGTCACCGCCCCGCTCTTCGCCCTGCTCGTGGTCTCCCTCGCGGTCCGCGAACTGCGCGGCGGCCGCAGGTCCTGGCTGCGGACCCGGCCGATGGTGATGCTGGGCGAATACTCCTACGCCTTCTACCTGATCCACTTCACCGTGCTGTTCGAGATCGCCAAGCACGTCCAGCACCGCGACAACATCCTGATGTTCTACATGCGGCCGGTCACCGCGACCGGCTCCGACGCCGGCTGGGCGCTGCTGGCGCTGGCCATCGCGCTCACCGCCTCCGCGCTGCTGTTCATCGTCGTGGAGCGCCCGATCGAGCGCTGGGTGCGCCACCGGGTCAGCCCGCGCCGCGCCCGGCACGCCACCGACGTCCCGGCCAAGGCGGGTGTGGCGCAATGACCGCGGGCACCGGCGCGGGCACGCTGCCCGGCGGCGGTCTGGACGACCCCTTCGACGTGATGATGCTGGGGTGGTCCTTCATGCGCAGCCGGGTGGTCTCGGCCGCGCTGGAACTCGGGTTGTTCACCCGCCTCGGCGACCAGGCCATGAGCGCCGAGGAGTTGCGCACCCGCCTGGAGCTGCACCCGCGTGCAGCCCGGGAGTTCCTCGACGCGCTCGCCGCCTTCGGCCTGCTGGACCGGGACGGCGACCGCTACCGCAACAGCCCGGCGGCGGCCCGCTACCTCGTACCGGACGTCCCCGGCTACGTCGGCGGCTTCCTCGGCACCACCACCGAACTCCTCGGCCAGGACCAGGCGCCGCTGACCGGGCTGCTGCGCACCGGCAACGCCCGCGGCCAGGGTGGCGGCGGCGAGGTGCCGTTCACCCGGATCTTCCAGGACCCGGTGCGTCTTGAGTACTTCCTCGGTGCCATGGACAGCTTCAGCACCGCGGTGGGCTCGGAACTGCTCAAGGCGCTGGACTGGGGGCAGTTCGCGACCTTCGCCGACATCGGCGGCGGTCGCGGCAACCTGGCCGCGCTGCTGGCCAGTGCCTACCCGCAACTGACCGGCACGGTCTTCGACCGGCCCGGCTTCGACCCGCTGTTCGACCGGCTCACCGAGGACCGCGCGGTGGCGGACCGGCTGACTTACGTCGGCGGTGACTTCTTCACCGACGAACTGCCGCGTGCCGATGTGCTGATCATGGGCGGCGTGCTGCACGACTGGCCGCAGGAGCGGCGCCGGCTGCTGCTGGGGAAG from Streptomyces sp. NBC_01198 includes these protein-coding regions:
- a CDS encoding PadR family transcriptional regulator → MEADILRGNLEGMLLSVLEPGGLHGYAVIEELRRRSGSAIDLPSGTVYPALHRLEAARLVRSEWDVVGGRRRRTYHLTTAGQRTLSDKRTAWREVSSLISVVLGGAS
- a CDS encoding nitroreductase family deazaflavin-dependent oxidoreductase, whose amino-acid sequence is MTTQSAISSKQKVRNRVVVFFHRIGLPFGPMQLLTVPGRTSGVPRTTPVAPVVIDGATYICQAYPHADWVKNARAAGRGTLTRGRHTRAVDLVEVPEQERGAILREFPGQNPRGVDAFVRNGLVEAPTPEAFAAAGPAIPMFRAAEHGPDRD
- a CDS encoding SDR family NAD(P)-dependent oxidoreductase codes for the protein MVTGASSGIGEALARQLAARGVGLVLVARRGDVLKQLADELRERHGVHVDVLPLDLTDDEQCAEAERRLADPHRPVELLVNNAGSSGSGLFADLPLKRELQTALLSAIVPLRLTHAVLPAMIARGSGGVLNISSMSALLPRPRSATYGASKAFLSSLGETLAMETAGHGVRVTTVHTGLTRSGFHQAAGVPADRLPDMKWLAPEQVAQESLGALVAGRPAVVPGRAYRLRYPVLRVLPRWLLRRIVRREHQA
- a CDS encoding DUF6059 family protein → MRRISRWLLNQLITGLGCLGSFWFHLPDPAGAYPELTALSDSGGPPAGHPERMCRGIPLTRAELMLMAEIDGIGDGGM
- a CDS encoding acyltransferase family protein: MISPDERRAAPPPAGATTATAPAAGGAPAADRLVRLDSLTGLRWLAAFAVFLNHTATLLPIPHTRDVFVLGSSGVTFFFVLSGFVLTWTRTSDDRAPAFYARRLARIWPLLIVGALVPLFLMKPDAMPGQDTTMVAAAIAAIFFYQAWVPKDILGGASPVTWSLSCEAFFYALFPFLAGFTLRRSLRWLAVAAVVLVAVGWGIRIWMWQEYPPPTRPQFGGNMNTLTFWVYSPIARVWEFLLGVVAAAAIRAGWRPRISPLVATGLLAVGLFVLWTLRDEAFRSAVPYDALSQVTAPLFALLVVSLAVRELRGGRRSWLRTRPMVMLGEYSYAFYLIHFTVLFEIAKHVQHRDNILMFYMRPVTATGSDAGWALLALAIALTASALLFIVVERPIERWVRHRVSPRRARHATDVPAKAGVAQ